In Halanaerobium praevalens DSM 2228, the DNA window GACCGGGATGGACACACCGATGGTGAATCAGTTGTTCCACCAGGAGCATAGCTGAGTAGCTAAGTGTGGAAAAGATAAGCGCTGAAAGCATCTAAGCGTGAAACAGACTTCAAGATTAGGTATCTCACTTCGTTAAGAAGTTAAGATCCCTTAAAGATGATAAGGTAGATAGGCCAGATGTGTAAGTGTAGTAATACATTGAGCTAACTGGTACTAATAGATCGAGGGCTTAATCATTATTTCCTATATGTGTTTTTGATTGTATAGTCTAATATACAATACAATTTTATAGCTTTCCGGTGGTAATAGCGGAGGGGCAACACTTGTTCCCATCTCGAACACAAAAGTTAAGTCCTCCTGCGCCTATGGTACTGCATTGGTAACGATGTGGGAGAGTAGGTCGCTGCCGGTCCTTTTTTTAATTAAAAATAACAAAAAATTATAAATAATACTGGAAATAACATTTTATTTGTGCTATAATACATTATAGTATAGTAAAAAATAATATTATACTCCCCGATAGCTCAGTTGGTAGAGCAGATGACTGTTAATCATCTTGTCGCAAGTTCGAGTCTTGCTCGGGGAGCCATTTTTATGTCTTGAATATTCAGAATAATTAAATTTAAAAAGTCATTTTCTTTTATTTGCTATTATTAACTAAATGTGAATTAAATAACTATTAATTCACTATTTTTTATATTAAAAATTATTTGACAATTGCGATATTGGGTGGTATAATTTGTTTAAATTGAAAATAAAATATTTTTTAGGTGGAGAAAATGAGAAAACCTTATTAATAATACCTTGATATCTTTATGTCCAAAAAATCAAATTATTAATAAGGTTTTTTTTAATTGTATTAAAAATTTAGAAAAGGGGGTAGATAAAAATATTAAGTTTCAAAAAGGGATTTTAATTATATTTATTCTCAAAAAAATGAGAGAGGTGAAAAGAATTTATGAAAAGACAATTAGGAACAATGGTAGGTGGAGCAATAGCTGGTGTTTTTGTTTTTAATATCTGGGGTATTTTAGCTGGTACTCAAGCACTTGGAGATGCTGGAGGCTGGTTAGGTGGACTTTTAATAGTTGGTTTTATCTGGACTGTTAATCATTATGTAGGAGTTATTTATAATCCTGAAGGTTCGGTTGCAATTGATATGGCTACAGCCATTGCTGTTGCTGGTACAATGCAGGGAGTATTTGGTGGCTTACCACTTAGTGGAGCTTTACCAACTTTATTGTGGGTTGCTGTTGGAGCAGTCTTAGGTGGTACATTTGCTGCAATTGTTCAAAATGCAATAGCTGAAGACGAATAAAAGAGAGGGGGAGTTAACAAATGGGTATTCAAGAAATAGCTACTACGGTTTTTGGTGGAATGCTTTTCCCATTCTTAATTTTAATGGTTTGGGGTAAAGGTGTTGAAGAAAGAGGTATTTTTGGTGGATTAGTAATGGGTGGCTTTATTGTTGGAACAAGTTGGCTTGCTAATCACGGTGGTGCGGCTTTAATTGTACAGGGTCAAGGTGCTCCTTGGATTGATATGGCTTGGGCTGCTTCTATTGGGATTATGACACATGGAATAATAACTGGTGGAGATTTCAAAAAATCTGTACCTACATTGATATTTGCAATAATTGGTGGAATTATTGGTGGATATATTTTATTTGCAGCAGCTTAAAAAATGAAATACTTAAATTTAATTATATTTTAAAGTTTTAATTTTTTCAACATATTATAACAGGAGGGTATATAATGGAAAACTATATTTTAGCGATTGATCAAGGAACTACTAGCTCAAGGGCAATAATTTTTAATCATGATGGAGCTATTGTTAGTGTAGCTCAAAAAGAATTTACTCAGCATTTTCCAAAGCCTGGTTGGGTAGAACATGATCCTGATGAAATTTGGGGTACTACACTTGCTGTTATTGCTGATGCTATGGGTACTAAAGATATTAAACCTAGTCAAATTTCTGCAATTGGTATTACAAACCAGCGTGAAACTACAGTAGTTTGGGATGCTGAAACTGGTAAACCAATCCATAATGCTATTGTCTGGCAGGATAGAAGAACTGCAGCAATTTGTGATGATTTAAAAGACCAGGGATTAGAAGAAGAAATCAAAGATAAGACTGGTTTAGTAGTAGATGCGTATTTCTCTGGAACTAAAATTAAATGGTTATTAGATAATGTTGAAGGAGCTCGCGAAAGAGCTGAAGCTGGGGAATTAAGATTTGGTACAATTGATAGTTGGTTAATTTGGAAATTAACTGGTGGTAATACACATGTAACTGATTATACTAATGCTTCTAGAACTCTTATTTATAATATAAAAGATTTACATTGGGATGATGAATTATTAGAAACTTTAGATATTCCAAAATCAATGTTACCAGAAGTTAAACAATCTAGTGAAGTTTATGGTAAAACTGTTGATTATCATTTCTTTGGAGCTGAAGTTCCAATTGCAGGTATAGCTGGTGACCAGCAGGCTGCAACCTTTGGTCAAGTTTGTTATGAAGAAGGAATGGCTAAAAATACTTATGGTACAGGTTGCTTTATGTTAATGAATACTGGAGAAGAGCCTGTAAAATCTGAAAATGGATTATTAACAACTATTGCTTATGGTATTGATGGTAAAGTTAATTATGCTCTTGAAGGATCAATCTTTATAGCAGGTGCTGCTATTCAGTGGTTAAGAGATGAATTAAACTTAATTGATAATGCACCTGATTCAGAGTATTTTGCTAAAAAA includes these proteins:
- a CDS encoding Lin0368 family putative glycerol transporter subunit — its product is MKRQLGTMVGGAIAGVFVFNIWGILAGTQALGDAGGWLGGLLIVGFIWTVNHYVGVIYNPEGSVAIDMATAIAVAGTMQGVFGGLPLSGALPTLLWVAVGAVLGGTFAAIVQNAIAEDE
- a CDS encoding Lin0368 family putative glycerol transporter subunit; translated protein: MGIQEIATTVFGGMLFPFLILMVWGKGVEERGIFGGLVMGGFIVGTSWLANHGGAALIVQGQGAPWIDMAWAASIGIMTHGIITGGDFKKSVPTLIFAIIGGIIGGYILFAAA
- the glpK gene encoding glycerol kinase GlpK, giving the protein MENYILAIDQGTTSSRAIIFNHDGAIVSVAQKEFTQHFPKPGWVEHDPDEIWGTTLAVIADAMGTKDIKPSQISAIGITNQRETTVVWDAETGKPIHNAIVWQDRRTAAICDDLKDQGLEEEIKDKTGLVVDAYFSGTKIKWLLDNVEGARERAEAGELRFGTIDSWLIWKLTGGNTHVTDYTNASRTLIYNIKDLHWDDELLETLDIPKSMLPEVKQSSEVYGKTVDYHFFGAEVPIAGIAGDQQAATFGQVCYEEGMAKNTYGTGCFMLMNTGEEPVKSENGLLTTIAYGIDGKVNYALEGSIFIAGAAIQWLRDELNLIDNAPDSEYFAKKVDTTDGVYVVPAFSGLGAPYWDMYARGTIVGLTRGTSKEHLIRATLESLAYQTRDVLEAMEADSGIDLKTLRVDGGAAMNDFLMQFQADILGTEVERPEINETTALGAAYLAGLAVGYWDNLDELVAKWKKDSLFVPNMANEKREKLYADWKRAVERAKGWSEE